Proteins from a single region of Pseudomonas quebecensis:
- a CDS encoding SfnB family sulfur acquisition oxidoreductase, giving the protein MPFSTNVAVITSDEQALVVASDLAEDLRRDSAQRDRERRLPWPELDAFSRSGLWGISVPKAYGGAGVSNVTLAKVIALIAQADASLGQIPQNHFYALQVLRVNGSAAQQQRLYAEVLAGQRFGNALAELGTKTAHDRVTSLTRDGDGFRINGRKFYATGALYAQRIPTSVVDEHGVQQLAFVPRDSQGLNVIDDWSGFGQRTTGSGSVVFDNVWVAAQDVVPFQSAFERPTTVGPLAQILHAAIDTGIARAAFEDALHFVRTKTRPWIDATSDKASEDPLTLKSFGHLSVRLHATEALLERAGEYLDRAQADSNAEHVAAASIAVAEVRALSTEISLAAGSTLFELAGSQATLAEHGLDRHWRNARVHTLHDPVRWKYHAVGNYYLNDANPPLRGTI; this is encoded by the coding sequence ATGCCTTTCTCTACCAACGTCGCGGTGATCACCAGCGACGAACAGGCCCTTGTTGTAGCCAGTGACCTGGCCGAGGACCTTCGCCGCGACAGCGCCCAGCGCGACCGCGAACGCCGTCTGCCGTGGCCCGAGCTGGACGCGTTTTCGCGCTCCGGGCTGTGGGGCATCAGTGTGCCCAAAGCCTACGGCGGTGCCGGCGTGTCCAACGTGACCCTGGCCAAGGTCATCGCGCTGATCGCCCAGGCCGATGCGTCCCTGGGACAGATTCCGCAGAACCATTTCTATGCCCTGCAAGTGCTGCGCGTAAATGGCAGCGCCGCCCAGCAACAACGTCTCTACGCCGAGGTACTCGCCGGCCAGCGTTTCGGCAATGCGCTGGCCGAACTGGGGACTAAAACAGCCCACGACCGCGTGACCTCCCTGACCCGCGACGGCGACGGTTTTCGCATCAATGGGCGCAAGTTCTACGCCACCGGCGCGCTCTACGCCCAACGCATTCCCACCTCGGTGGTGGACGAGCACGGCGTGCAGCAACTGGCCTTTGTGCCCCGCGACAGCCAGGGCCTGAATGTGATCGACGACTGGAGCGGTTTCGGCCAGCGCACCACCGGCAGTGGCTCGGTGGTGTTCGATAACGTGTGGGTCGCGGCGCAGGACGTGGTGCCGTTCCAGAGCGCCTTCGAGCGCCCGACCACCGTGGGCCCGCTGGCGCAGATCCTGCACGCCGCCATCGACACCGGCATCGCCCGCGCCGCTTTTGAAGATGCGCTGCACTTTGTGCGCACCAAGACCCGCCCGTGGATCGACGCCACCAGCGACAAGGCCAGCGAAGACCCGCTGACCCTGAAAAGCTTCGGCCACTTGAGCGTGCGTCTGCATGCCACCGAAGCTCTGTTGGAGCGCGCCGGCGAATACCTCGACCGCGCCCAGGCCGACAGCAACGCCGAACACGTCGCGGCCGCCTCGATTGCGGTGGCCGAAGTGCGCGCCTTGAGCACCGAGATTTCCCTCGCCGCCGGCAGCACCTTGTTCGAGCTGGCGGGCAGCCAGGCGACCCTGGCCGAACACGGCCTGGACCGCCACTGGCGCAACGCCAGGGTGCACACCCTGCACGACCCGGTGCGCTGGAAGTATCACGCGGTCGGCAATTACTACCTCAACGACGCCAACCCGCCACTGCGGGGGACGATCTGA
- a CDS encoding LLM class flavin-dependent oxidoreductase, with translation MSKKKILLNAFNMNCIGHINHGLWSHPRDTSTQYKTLSYWTDLAQTLERGLFDGLFIADIVGVYDVYQQSVDVPLKESIQLPVNDPLLLVSAMAAVTRHLGFGLTANLTYEPPYLFARRMSTLDHLSNGRVGWNIVTGYLDSAAKAMGLTEQVEHDRRYDQADEYLQVLYKLWEGSWEDDAVLNDPQQRVYAQPGKVHKVEHHGEFYQVEGYHLCEPSPQRTPVLFQAGSSERGLAFAGQHAECVFISGQNKAATKVQVDKVRASALKAGRTPEDIKVFMGINVIVGATEALAWEKHAEYLSYASAEAGVAHFSASTGIDFSRYELDEPIQYVKSNAIQSATKTLQNNDWTRRKLLDQHALGGRYITLVGSPQQVADELESWISETGLDGFNLTRIVTPESYVDFIDLVVPELQRRGSYKTEYEQGTLREKVFQGSARLPEHHTGSTYRH, from the coding sequence ATGAGCAAAAAGAAAATCCTGCTCAATGCCTTCAACATGAACTGCATCGGGCACATCAACCACGGCCTGTGGAGCCATCCTCGGGACACCTCGACCCAGTACAAAACCCTCTCCTACTGGACCGATCTCGCGCAGACCCTGGAACGCGGGTTGTTCGATGGGTTGTTCATCGCCGATATCGTCGGCGTGTACGACGTCTACCAGCAATCGGTCGATGTGCCGCTCAAGGAGTCGATTCAACTGCCGGTCAACGACCCGCTGCTGCTGGTCTCGGCGATGGCGGCGGTCACCCGCCACCTGGGTTTCGGCCTGACCGCCAACCTCACTTACGAGCCGCCGTATCTGTTCGCCCGGCGCATGTCCACCCTCGATCACCTGAGCAATGGCCGGGTGGGCTGGAACATCGTCACCGGCTACCTGGACAGTGCCGCCAAGGCCATGGGCCTCACTGAACAAGTTGAGCATGACCGTCGCTACGACCAGGCCGATGAGTACCTGCAGGTGCTCTACAAGCTGTGGGAAGGCAGCTGGGAGGACGACGCGGTGCTCAACGACCCGCAGCAACGCGTCTACGCGCAGCCGGGCAAGGTGCACAAGGTCGAGCACCACGGCGAGTTCTACCAGGTGGAGGGTTACCACCTGTGCGAACCGTCGCCGCAGCGCACGCCGGTGCTGTTCCAGGCCGGCAGTTCCGAGCGCGGCCTGGCGTTCGCGGGGCAACATGCCGAATGCGTGTTCATCAGCGGGCAGAACAAAGCCGCGACCAAGGTGCAGGTCGACAAAGTGCGCGCCAGCGCGCTCAAGGCCGGACGCACCCCCGAGGACATCAAGGTGTTCATGGGTATCAATGTGATCGTCGGCGCCACCGAGGCCCTGGCCTGGGAGAAACACGCCGAGTACCTGAGCTACGCCAGCGCGGAAGCGGGCGTGGCGCACTTTTCGGCCTCCACCGGCATCGACTTTTCCCGCTACGAACTGGACGAACCGATCCAGTACGTGAAGAGCAACGCCATTCAATCGGCCACCAAAACCCTGCAAAACAACGACTGGACCCGGCGCAAGTTACTGGACCAGCACGCGCTCGGCGGGCGTTACATCACCCTGGTCGGTTCGCCCCAACAGGTGGCTGACGAGCTGGAATCGTGGATCAGCGAAACCGGCCTGGATGGCTTCAACCTCACACGCATCGTGACCCCGGAAAGCTACGTCGATTTCATCGATCTGGTGGTGCCGGAACTGCAGCGGCGCGGGTCGTACAAGACTGAATATGAGCAAGGAACGTTAAGAGAAAAAGTCTTCCAAGGCAGCGCCCGTCTACCCGAACACCACACCGGTTCCACCTACCGCCACTGA
- a CDS encoding MetQ/NlpA family ABC transporter substrate-binding protein — MKKILLSHPVKALALAFGLFSSTLFAAEAPLKVGTTAAFAIPLEAAVAEAGKQGLKVELVEFTDWIAPNVSLAAGDIDVNYFQHIPFLENAKAAAGFDLVPYAPGIINNVGLYSKKYKSFNDLPQGASVAIANDPINSGRGLQLLAKAGLITLKPGVGYKATEEDIVANPKNIKILQVEAVQLVRAYDDADLVQGYPAYIRLSKTFDAESALLFDGLDHPEYVIQFVVQPKSKTDPRVIKFVDIYQHSPVVRAALDKSLGKLYQVGWEG; from the coding sequence ATGAAAAAAATACTGCTCTCCCACCCAGTCAAAGCACTGGCCCTGGCCTTCGGGCTGTTCAGTTCGACGCTGTTCGCCGCCGAGGCGCCGCTGAAAGTCGGCACCACCGCAGCCTTCGCGATTCCGCTGGAAGCCGCCGTGGCCGAAGCCGGCAAGCAAGGCTTGAAGGTTGAGCTGGTGGAGTTCACCGACTGGATCGCGCCCAATGTGAGCCTGGCGGCCGGCGATATCGACGTAAATTACTTCCAGCACATCCCGTTCCTGGAAAACGCCAAGGCCGCCGCCGGGTTTGACCTGGTGCCGTACGCACCGGGGATCATCAACAACGTCGGGCTGTATTCGAAAAAGTACAAAAGCTTCAACGACCTGCCACAAGGCGCCAGCGTGGCGATCGCCAATGACCCGATCAACAGTGGCCGCGGTTTGCAATTGCTGGCCAAAGCCGGGCTGATCACCCTCAAGCCGGGCGTGGGCTACAAGGCCACTGAAGAAGACATCGTCGCCAACCCGAAAAACATCAAGATCCTGCAAGTGGAAGCCGTGCAGTTGGTGCGCGCCTATGACGATGCGGACCTGGTGCAGGGCTACCCGGCCTATATTCGCTTGTCGAAAACCTTCGATGCCGAGTCGGCCCTGCTGTTCGACGGCCTTGACCACCCCGAATACGTGATTCAGTTCGTGGTCCAGCCCAAGAGCAAAACCGACCCACGGGTGATCAAGTTCGTCGATATCTACCAGCATTCGCCGGTGGTGCGCGCCGCGCTGGATAAATCCCTCGGCAAGCTCTACCAAGTCGGTTGGGAGGGCTGA
- a CDS encoding methionine ABC transporter ATP-binding protein — MTAAHAQRRDLAVPPRDAEHTELHPDLNRAHVRFINLGKTYDGTVHALQGIDLAIQRGEVFGIIGRSGAGKSSLIRTINRLEQPSSGRVLIDQVDIGDFDEDHLVALRRRIGMIFQHFNLMSAKTVWQNVELPLKVAGVPKLQREQKVRELLELVGLNDKHQAYPAQLSGGQKQRVGIARALVHDPQILLCDEATSALDPETTQSILGLLREINRRLGLTIVLITHEMAVIREICDRVVVLEHGRIVEQGPVWQVFGDPQHEVSKTLLAPLQQGLPPELQARLQDLPTLAEAAVVLRVQFTGSATDEPDLAALFSALGGRVRLLHGGVERIQGHALGQLLLAVSGSDHGADALRQRAGRFAQQVEVLGYVA, encoded by the coding sequence ATGACCGCCGCCCACGCTCAACGGCGCGACCTCGCGGTGCCGCCCAGGGACGCCGAGCACACCGAATTGCATCCGGACCTGAACCGCGCCCATGTGCGCTTCATCAACCTGGGCAAGACCTACGACGGTACGGTGCATGCGCTGCAAGGCATCGACCTGGCGATCCAGCGCGGCGAAGTGTTCGGCATCATCGGCCGCAGCGGCGCCGGTAAGTCGTCGCTGATCCGCACCATCAATCGCCTGGAACAGCCCAGCAGCGGGCGCGTGCTGATTGATCAGGTGGACATCGGCGACTTCGACGAAGACCACCTAGTGGCGCTGCGGCGGCGCATCGGCATGATCTTTCAGCATTTCAACCTGATGTCGGCCAAGACCGTGTGGCAGAACGTCGAGCTGCCGCTCAAGGTGGCCGGTGTACCGAAGCTGCAGCGCGAGCAGAAGGTGCGCGAATTGCTCGAACTGGTGGGGCTGAACGACAAACACCAGGCCTACCCCGCGCAGCTCTCCGGCGGGCAGAAACAACGGGTGGGCATCGCCCGCGCGCTGGTGCATGACCCGCAGATCCTGCTGTGCGACGAGGCCACCTCGGCCCTCGACCCGGAAACCACCCAGTCGATCCTTGGCCTGCTGCGCGAGATCAACCGACGCCTGGGCCTGACCATCGTGCTGATCACCCACGAGATGGCGGTTATTCGCGAGATCTGTGACCGCGTGGTGGTGCTGGAACACGGACGCATCGTCGAGCAAGGCCCGGTGTGGCAGGTGTTCGGCGATCCGCAGCACGAGGTCAGCAAAACCCTGTTGGCGCCCCTGCAGCAAGGCTTGCCGCCGGAGCTGCAAGCGCGTCTGCAGGACCTGCCGACCTTAGCCGAGGCGGCCGTGGTGCTGCGCGTGCAATTTACCGGCAGTGCCACCGACGAACCGGACCTGGCCGCGCTGTTCAGCGCACTGGGCGGCCGTGTGCGCTTGCTGCATGGCGGCGTGGAACGCATTCAGGGCCACGCCCTGGGGCAACTGCTGCTGGCGGTGAGTGGCTCGGACCACGGCGCCGATGCCTTGCGCCAGCGCGCCGGGCGCTTTGCACAACAGGTGGAGGTATTGGGTTATGTGGCTTGA
- a CDS encoding methionine ABC transporter permease gives MWLDRLVQGALDTLLMVGVSSLIALLVGIPLAVFLVTSDKGGIYQAPALNRALGAFVNLFRSIPFLILMVALIPFTRLIVGTTYGVWAAVVPLTIAATPFFARIAEVSLREVDHGLIEAAQAMGCRRRHIIWHVLLPEALPGIVGGFTITLVTMINSSAMAGAIGAGGLGDIAYRYGYQRFDTQIMLTVIVLLVVLVAVIQVGGDRLARVLNKR, from the coding sequence ATGTGGCTTGATCGTTTAGTGCAGGGCGCCCTCGACACGCTGTTGATGGTCGGCGTGTCCTCGCTGATCGCCTTGCTGGTGGGGATTCCGCTGGCGGTGTTCCTGGTGACCAGCGACAAGGGCGGCATCTACCAGGCACCCGCGTTGAACCGGGCGCTCGGGGCGTTCGTCAATCTGTTCCGCTCGATTCCGTTCCTGATCCTGATGGTGGCGCTGATCCCGTTTACCCGGCTGATCGTCGGCACCACCTACGGTGTATGGGCGGCGGTGGTGCCGCTGACCATCGCCGCCACGCCGTTTTTTGCACGGATCGCCGAGGTGAGCCTGCGCGAAGTCGACCACGGCCTGATCGAAGCCGCCCAGGCCATGGGCTGCCGGCGCCGGCACATCATCTGGCATGTGCTGTTGCCTGAAGCATTGCCGGGGATCGTCGGCGGTTTCACCATCACTCTGGTAACCATGATCAATTCCTCGGCGATGGCCGGCGCAATCGGTGCCGGCGGGCTGGGCGACATCGCGTACCGCTACGGCTACCAGCGTTTCGACACGCAGATCATGCTCACGGTGATCGTGCTGCTGGTGGTGCTGGTGGCGGTGATTCAGGTGGGCGGCGATCGCCTGGCGCGGGTGTTGAACAAGCGGTGA
- a CDS encoding class I SAM-dependent methyltransferase encodes MTLKPDDLDQITSTTLGHYNTVAEDFREGTRDHDVSQNIDALLRHIQGTPPFTVLDFGCGPGRDLQTFRRLGHIAVGLDGSERFAQMAREDSGCEVLQQDFLKLQLPAARFDGIFANAVLFHIPKQELPRVLKQLHAALKPGGVLFSSNPRGDNQEGWNGPRYGSYHDLEAWQTLLTSAGFVELEHYYRPAGLPREQQPWLASVWRRPE; translated from the coding sequence ATGACGCTCAAACCCGACGACCTCGACCAGATCACTTCCACCACCCTGGGCCACTACAACACAGTGGCCGAGGACTTTCGCGAAGGCACCCGCGACCACGATGTGAGCCAGAACATCGACGCCTTGCTGCGGCATATCCAGGGCACGCCGCCGTTTACCGTGTTGGATTTCGGCTGCGGGCCGGGTCGTGATCTACAAACGTTTAGGCGCCTGGGCCACATCGCCGTAGGGCTCGACGGCTCCGAACGTTTCGCGCAGATGGCACGCGAGGACAGCGGCTGCGAAGTGCTGCAACAAGACTTCCTCAAGCTGCAACTGCCCGCCGCGCGCTTCGACGGCATCTTCGCCAATGCGGTGCTGTTTCATATCCCCAAACAGGAATTGCCCCGGGTACTCAAGCAGCTGCATGCCGCGCTGAAACCGGGTGGCGTGCTGTTCAGCTCCAACCCGCGCGGTGACAACCAGGAAGGCTGGAACGGACCGCGCTACGGGTCGTATCACGACCTGGAGGCGTGGCAGACGTTGCTGACCAGTGCAGGGTTTGTGGAGCTGGAACATTACTACCGCCCGGCGGGGCTGCCCCGTGAGCAACAGCCTTGGTTGGCCAGCGTATGGCGCAGGCCTGAATAG